In Eschrichtius robustus isolate mEscRob2 chromosome 11, mEscRob2.pri, whole genome shotgun sequence, the following proteins share a genomic window:
- the HARBI1 gene encoding putative nuclease HARBI1 — MAIPITVLDCDLLLYGRGHRTLDRFKLDDVTDEYLMSMYGFPRQFIYYLVELLGASLSRPTQRSRAISPETQILAALGFYTSGSFQTRMGDAIGISQASMSRCVANVTEALVERASQFIRFPADEASVQALKDEFYGLAGMPGVIGVVDCIHVAIKAPNAEDLSYVNRKGLHSLNCLMVCDIRGALMTVETNWPGSLQDCAVLQQSSLSSQFEAGMHKESWLLGDSSFFLRTWLMTPLHIPETPAEYRYNMAHSATHSVMEKTFRTLCSRFRCLDGSKGALQYSPEKSSHIILACCVLHNISLEHGMDVWSSPGTGPVEQPPEEESEHMESLDLEADRIRQELMLTHFS; from the exons ATGGCTATACCAATAACAGTACTTGACTGTGATCTCTTGCTATATGGCCGAGGTCACCGGACATTGGACCGCTTTAAGCTGGATGATGTGACAGATGAATACTTGATGTCCATGTATGGGTTTCCTCGACAGTTCATTTATTACTTGGTGGAGCTCTTGGGGGCGAGTCTTTCTAGACCTACTCAGAGATCCAGGGCTATTAGCCCAGAGACACAGATCCTTGCAGCACTGGGCTTCTATACCTCAGGTTCTTTCCAGACTCGGATGGGAGATGCTATTGGAATCAGTCAGGCATCTATGAGTCGATGTGTTGCCAATGTCACCGAAGCGCTTGTGGAAAGAGCTTCACAGTTCATCCGCTTTCCAGCTGATGAAGCCTCCGTGCAGGCTCTGAAGGATGAATTCTATGGGTTGGCAGGGATGCCAGGGGTCATAGGGGTGGTTGACTGTATCCATGTGGCAATCAAGGCACCAAATGCTGAAGACCTTTCCTATGTGAACCGCAAAGGTCTTCATTCTTTAAACTGCCTCATGGTGTGTGACATCAGAGGGGCACTGATGACTGTGGAGACAAACTGGCCGGGGAGCCTCCAGGACTGTGCTGTGCTACAGCAGTCTTCTCTCAGCAGTCAGTTTGAAGCTGGGATGCACAAAGAGAGCTGGCTGCTTG GTGACAGTTCCTTCTTTCTCCGCACCTGGCTTATGACCCCACTTCACATTCCTGAAACTCCAGCCGAATATCGCTATAATATGGCCCATTCTGCAACTCACAGTGTGATGGAGAAGACTTTCCGAACCCTCTGCTCCCGATTCCGCTGCCTGGATGGATCCAAGGGGGCACTGCAGTACTCACCGGAGAAGTCCAGCCACATCATCTTGGCCTGCTGTGTCCTCCACAACATCTCCCTGGAACATGGGATGGATGTCTGGTCCTCTCCAGGGACAGGACCCGTGGAACAGCCTCCTGAGGAAGAGTCCGAGCACATGGAGTCCTTGGACCTGGAGGCTGACCGTATCCGTCAGGAGTTGATGCTCACTCACTTCAGCTAA